In Exiguobacterium sibiricum 7-3, a genomic segment contains:
- a CDS encoding ABC transporter substrate-binding protein: MKKIISVTSVLATCVVLAACGGEASEQPTKKAAAVHTVEHIFGKTEVPNDPKKVVVLSHVSWEGSLVSVGVKPYAVMAYDNEFPPHLTKELEGTKALPYADEINPEEIVKLDPDLLIISDRYKPLYDKLAKTIPTVAVEVGGDWKEDHLKVAEAVNKKEEGQAVIDDLAKEAKDIGQRIKENVKDETFMAVSVNKKDIRVYGLTNHATNSLLFDDIGLTPTKGLPKDFGENISIEGLAKYNPDHIIDLSYFNSGPYYDEVTNGKVWKGLTAVKKDQVHQLSTTWGFWDPIERQKGLTELEDVLLK; encoded by the coding sequence ATGAAAAAAATCATCAGTGTCACATCCGTCCTCGCGACGTGTGTTGTATTAGCCGCCTGTGGAGGCGAGGCAAGCGAACAACCGACAAAAAAAGCAGCCGCCGTCCACACCGTTGAACATATTTTTGGAAAAACGGAAGTTCCGAATGATCCGAAAAAAGTGGTTGTCCTGTCACACGTGTCATGGGAAGGATCGCTCGTCTCCGTTGGTGTCAAACCGTATGCCGTGATGGCGTACGATAATGAGTTTCCACCACATTTGACGAAAGAACTCGAAGGAACGAAGGCGTTGCCGTACGCCGACGAAATCAATCCGGAAGAGATCGTCAAACTGGATCCGGACTTGTTGATCATCAGTGACCGGTATAAACCGCTGTATGACAAACTGGCGAAAACGATTCCGACAGTCGCTGTCGAAGTGGGTGGTGACTGGAAAGAGGATCACCTTAAAGTCGCGGAAGCAGTCAACAAGAAAGAAGAAGGACAAGCAGTCATCGATGACTTGGCGAAAGAAGCAAAAGACATCGGTCAACGGATCAAGGAAAACGTCAAGGACGAGACCTTCATGGCGGTCTCAGTCAACAAAAAAGATATTCGTGTCTACGGTCTGACGAACCATGCGACGAACTCGCTGTTGTTTGATGATATCGGGCTGACACCGACGAAAGGTCTGCCAAAAGACTTCGGGGAAAACATTTCGATCGAAGGACTGGCGAAATATAATCCCGACCACATCATTGATCTGTCGTACTTCAACAGTGGACCGTACTACGATGAAGTGACGAACGGGAAGGTCTGGAAAGGGCTGACAGCAGTCAAAAAAGATCAAGTCCACCAATTGTCGACGACGTGGGGCTTTTGGGATCCAATCGAACGCCAAAAAGGATTAACAGAACTTGAAGACGTCTTATTGAAATGA
- a CDS encoding AMP-binding protein, which yields MLYIEDTFYTKQMLTDHPVCRLNWLTDPVQTVVAVCVKDTAAWIAFCLYMKQMHGTVVPLHPDLPEAGARRLAEQAGCDYLVYADFQQPIRLAASTVRPGGLIQFSSGTTGDAKVIHRTWASIDEELAAYGQRFPLTATTGTIVACPTSHSFGLICGLLATLERGATPIILENLSPKHILHVCQAHPNAILYAGPGLVYLLSQFKQRLFAVMISGMTLPTVWFEAIQNVTDHLLQQYGCSEIGCIALHPAPKSAQAIGYPLPHLTIQTGTIDEPAELRIKAGDQWIGTKDLMGQTSTGELLFFSRLDEMINVSGLSVYPADVEDVLLRHDDVEEAVVFKRTDRLQGERVCVQLVSSATEAALRTYCREQLAPHQCPSDWTFVPAIEKLPNGKISRVRLGVTS from the coding sequence ATGTTATACATTGAAGACACGTTTTATACGAAACAGATGCTGACCGATCATCCGGTTTGTCGACTCAATTGGCTCACGGATCCCGTACAGACCGTCGTTGCCGTCTGCGTCAAGGACACAGCGGCATGGATCGCGTTTTGTCTCTATATGAAACAGATGCACGGGACGGTCGTACCGCTCCATCCGGATTTGCCGGAAGCCGGTGCAAGACGTCTGGCGGAACAAGCGGGATGTGATTATTTAGTGTATGCCGATTTTCAACAGCCGATCCGTTTGGCAGCGTCAACGGTTCGACCGGGAGGATTGATTCAGTTTAGCTCCGGCACGACCGGCGACGCGAAAGTTATTCATCGGACGTGGGCCTCGATTGACGAGGAACTGGCAGCCTATGGTCAACGTTTTCCATTAACAGCGACGACCGGCACCATCGTTGCCTGCCCGACGTCGCATTCATTCGGATTGATTTGTGGGCTCTTGGCGACACTCGAGCGCGGAGCGACACCGATTATCTTGGAAAACCTGTCACCGAAGCATATTTTACACGTCTGTCAGGCACATCCGAACGCCATTTTGTATGCCGGACCGGGACTCGTTTATTTACTCAGCCAATTTAAGCAACGGCTATTTGCGGTGATGATTTCCGGGATGACCTTGCCGACCGTCTGGTTTGAAGCCATCCAGAACGTAACGGATCATCTGTTGCAACAGTACGGCTGTTCGGAAATCGGTTGTATCGCCTTACATCCTGCTCCGAAATCAGCTCAAGCGATCGGCTATCCGTTGCCACATCTGACAATCCAGACCGGTACCATCGACGAGCCTGCTGAGTTAAGGATAAAGGCAGGAGACCAGTGGATCGGAACCAAAGATTTAATGGGGCAGACGAGTACCGGCGAATTGCTGTTCTTCAGTCGTCTTGACGAAATGATCAATGTGTCCGGTCTGTCGGTTTATCCGGCGGATGTCGAGGATGTGTTACTCCGTCATGATGATGTCGAAGAGGCCGTCGTCTTCAAACGGACGGATCGCCTGCAAGGTGAACGCGTCTGTGTCCAACTTGTCAGCTCGGCGACGGAAGCCGCGTTGCGGACCTATTGTCGGGAACAGCTTGCGCCCCATCAATGTCCGTCGGATTGGACGTTCGTGCCGGCCATTGAAAAACTGCCGAACGGGAAAATCAGCCGCGTTCGTCTGGGGGTGACATCATGA
- a CDS encoding phosphopantetheine-binding protein → MNPLLDYKSFCQIVEEQLDVNLRQELTGQEFLRDGLQLDSIRLLQLLVHLELEHGYVLADEQLAQLPQMTVDQLLQSLARKEVV, encoded by the coding sequence ATGAATCCACTCCTTGATTACAAGTCATTTTGTCAGATTGTCGAGGAACAGCTTGATGTCAACTTGCGACAAGAATTGACGGGGCAAGAATTTCTTCGGGACGGCTTGCAGCTGGATTCGATACGGCTGTTGCAATTGCTCGTTCATCTGGAACTTGAACACGGGTATGTCCTGGCTGATGAACAACTTGCTCAACTGCCGCAGATGACGGTCGATCAGTTGCTGCAATCGTTGGCACGAAAGGAGGTCGTCTGA
- a CDS encoding IucA/IucC family protein — MTTRTERTEEIATHATLQAFGNSYLREIDMIEWFIPTDEENIWFGETACRIDVGTIYVLEIRRRSRIGRHEIGRIYRQTSCGWTEEAPLTFIIACCQHLQRLAPCVTDLLYRVLDSHRGMCHVIAHELSEPICPETFLEHEQTVRFGHWFHPTPKSRVGMHDWEQVAYAPEFRNGFQLDYFAVDESLLTEASATDQRISEQMRKQVGSAVTLSASERLLPAHPLQAQYLLLQPSVQQLLVTNQLRHLGRLGPMYFATSSIRTVLQADRSHMLKFSIPVQVTNSRRVNKRHELTAGLVMRRLAEQISFPDGFSITHDPAYATVQTGADESGFEVIYREAQDDAINVAALVQEPLDQEPSVLASLVLKSKRADQSMPQAARDWFETYIELTLGTLVELYEHYGIALEAHQQNSLIRFEHGRPVSYQFRDNQGYYLARSNKNQLIHLEASLAEAPEFFYDETTIKERLTYYMIWNHLAGLIHRFDRDGLLAESTMLEWVGTWCDQKSQILSGRGKDWLEYVRSRPTLPYKANLLTRLHALDELEVSGERVIFIEIDNPLHREVRHANDERTTCLQTTS; from the coding sequence ATGACGACACGTACAGAACGAACCGAAGAGATTGCAACCCATGCAACGCTCCAAGCATTCGGCAACAGCTACCTCCGTGAAATCGACATGATCGAGTGGTTCATTCCAACAGACGAGGAGAACATCTGGTTCGGTGAGACGGCCTGCCGGATCGACGTCGGGACCATCTACGTCCTTGAAATCCGACGCCGTTCACGGATCGGGCGTCACGAAATCGGACGGATTTACCGGCAAACGAGCTGCGGATGGACGGAGGAAGCACCATTGACCTTCATCATTGCCTGTTGCCAACATCTGCAACGGCTTGCTCCCTGCGTAACAGATTTATTGTACCGGGTCCTCGACAGTCACCGGGGTATGTGTCACGTCATCGCGCATGAGTTGAGCGAGCCGATTTGCCCTGAGACGTTTCTTGAACACGAGCAGACGGTCCGGTTCGGACATTGGTTCCACCCGACGCCGAAAAGCCGGGTCGGGATGCATGACTGGGAGCAAGTCGCGTATGCACCGGAATTCAGGAACGGGTTCCAACTCGATTATTTTGCGGTTGATGAGTCCCTGCTGACGGAAGCCAGTGCGACGGATCAACGGATCAGTGAACAGATGCGGAAGCAAGTCGGATCAGCGGTTACACTGTCAGCGTCAGAACGCCTGTTACCCGCTCATCCTTTGCAGGCACAATATCTTTTGTTGCAACCGTCTGTGCAACAGTTGCTCGTGACGAACCAACTCCGCCATCTCGGCCGACTGGGTCCGATGTACTTTGCGACATCTTCGATCCGGACGGTCCTGCAAGCGGATCGGTCGCATATGCTGAAGTTTTCGATTCCGGTCCAAGTCACCAATTCGCGTCGCGTCAATAAACGGCATGAACTAACTGCGGGACTCGTCATGCGGCGTCTCGCCGAACAAATTTCGTTTCCGGACGGCTTTTCGATCACCCATGATCCGGCATACGCAACGGTTCAGACCGGTGCAGACGAGTCCGGTTTTGAAGTCATTTACCGCGAAGCCCAGGATGATGCGATCAACGTCGCGGCGCTTGTTCAGGAACCGCTCGATCAAGAACCGTCCGTCTTGGCATCGCTCGTCTTGAAGTCAAAGCGAGCGGATCAATCGATGCCTCAAGCGGCCCGGGACTGGTTCGAGACGTATATCGAACTGACACTCGGGACCTTGGTCGAGTTGTATGAACACTACGGGATTGCGCTCGAAGCGCACCAGCAAAACAGTCTGATCCGGTTTGAACACGGACGTCCTGTCAGCTACCAGTTTCGCGATAATCAGGGGTATTATCTCGCCCGTTCGAACAAAAACCAGCTAATCCACCTCGAAGCCTCACTGGCAGAAGCACCGGAATTTTTCTACGACGAAACGACGATCAAGGAGCGGTTGACGTATTACATGATCTGGAATCACTTGGCCGGTCTGATCCATCGGTTTGACCGCGACGGCTTGCTTGCGGAATCAACGATGCTCGAGTGGGTCGGAACGTGGTGCGATCAAAAAAGTCAGATCTTATCGGGACGTGGCAAGGATTGGCTCGAATATGTCCGTTCACGGCCGACGTTACCGTATAAAGCGAACTTGTTGACACGGCTCCATGCGCTCGACGAACTCGAAGTCAGCGGCGAGCGGGTGATCTTCATCGAAATCGACAATCCATTACACCGGGAGGTCCGCCATGCGAACGACGAACGAACGACGTGTCTGCAAACAACTTCTTGA
- a CDS encoding helix-turn-helix domain-containing protein, translated as MELQIKPLPIEKHWLLEGDRRAVKPGLVIVVAGSGFLYSNRHRLYPGDAVWIEQIDEVLPTAKETCLFYHLTLTGHRCALYRQDAEILHDWLRQLHVSPTSEQEGLTQLRILYQLLETLSREQESHVFEEVTAAWLKDLSMQRSVHELALDLGMSVPTFNRLFKERYHATPKEYVTQLRIRTAKEWMLASYEMTLAQIAQKVGLQDEFYFSRLFKKRTGLSPTHFLQRITPRIGIASRLLLQDHLLALGLQPILAPSYPTEYGASGLPVFLTGLDGTRLYDANQPLQREWFETTALDLIIKTPSLEKGQDISWLPADHVLELPHQTCWSEYLRLIAVATNREDRLEPIVAQITALEQTVKERLAWNKTGTWAVVWIRPDEVRLYGTKQHTMLSFLFHDLGLTPAPGLPEAIYEIVTLETLQRVDPENLLILWSQPVDVERIQQEESWQTLQAVRRHQVHYPDSVDWDPWGPLGRTHMLKQLLDYIENEPRLICP; from the coding sequence ATGGAGTTACAGATCAAACCGTTACCAATCGAAAAGCATTGGTTGCTTGAAGGCGACCGGCGAGCAGTCAAGCCGGGACTGGTCATCGTCGTTGCGGGGAGCGGATTTTTATACAGCAACCGGCACCGGTTATACCCGGGTGACGCCGTTTGGATCGAACAAATCGACGAAGTGTTGCCAACTGCGAAAGAGACCTGTTTGTTTTACCACCTGACGTTGACGGGACACCGGTGTGCCCTGTATCGGCAAGACGCGGAAATCCTGCATGACTGGTTACGGCAACTGCATGTCAGCCCGACTTCGGAACAGGAAGGGTTGACTCAACTACGAATTCTCTATCAATTGCTTGAGACATTGAGCCGCGAACAGGAGAGTCACGTGTTTGAGGAAGTGACTGCCGCTTGGTTAAAGGACTTGTCGATGCAAAGGTCCGTCCATGAGCTGGCGCTTGATCTCGGAATGTCGGTACCGACATTTAACCGGCTGTTCAAAGAGCGGTATCACGCAACACCAAAAGAATATGTGACGCAACTGCGGATTCGCACGGCAAAGGAGTGGATGCTCGCTTCATACGAGATGACGTTGGCGCAAATCGCACAAAAAGTGGGATTGCAGGACGAATTTTATTTCAGCCGCCTCTTCAAAAAACGGACCGGTTTATCGCCGACCCATTTTTTACAACGGATTACACCGCGTATCGGGATTGCCAGCCGCCTCTTGTTGCAGGATCATCTGTTGGCACTTGGTCTGCAACCGATCCTCGCACCGAGTTATCCGACGGAATACGGAGCAAGCGGATTACCCGTGTTTTTGACCGGACTGGACGGAACCCGGTTGTACGACGCCAATCAACCGCTTCAACGGGAATGGTTCGAGACGACGGCACTCGATTTGATTATCAAGACACCGAGTTTAGAGAAGGGACAGGATATCAGCTGGTTGCCGGCGGACCATGTCCTTGAACTGCCGCATCAAACCTGCTGGAGTGAATATCTCCGACTGATTGCCGTCGCGACGAATCGGGAAGACCGGCTCGAGCCGATCGTCGCGCAGATTACAGCGCTCGAACAAACGGTCAAGGAACGTTTGGCGTGGAACAAGACCGGAACATGGGCTGTCGTCTGGATTCGACCGGACGAGGTGCGGTTATACGGGACGAAGCAACATACGATGCTCAGTTTTTTATTTCATGATTTGGGTCTGACACCGGCACCGGGATTACCGGAAGCCATTTATGAAATCGTTACGCTGGAGACGTTACAACGAGTTGATCCCGAAAACCTGCTGATCTTATGGAGTCAACCGGTTGATGTCGAGCGGATTCAGCAAGAAGAGTCGTGGCAGACCTTGCAGGCGGTCAGGCGTCATCAAGTCCATTATCCGGACAGCGTCGATTGGGATCCTTGGGGACCACTCGGACGCACCCACATGCTGAAGCAATTGTTAGACTACATCGAAAATGAACCACGCTTAATTTGTCCATGA
- a CDS encoding FecCD family ABC transporter permease — protein MTTSVRPRSILTIVALTVGLLTLLSTLSLFYGAVPISRATVLASFHAFDAGNLQHQLVQEVRLPRLICAGLVGIALALSGTMMQGLTRNALADPSLLGITHGAGLGVALSLAFVSEHSFVTSLVFSFGGAALGTAVILLITVFARGRFSPVTLTVAGAALSALFSALSTGITLFHQVAQDLSFWYAGGLSGAKWAHVFVLLPVVLLGLLISLHIARSMTVLSLGEDVATGLGSSLTKVRLLGFCSIVLLAGVAVSVAGVIGFVGLIIPHISRFLVGTNYYLLLPVSALFGMTLLIASDLLARMINPPFETPLGAVTALVGVPYFLYLARRKELSV, from the coding sequence ATGACTACATCCGTTCGACCACGCTCGATCCTGACGATTGTTGCTCTCACGGTTGGACTGCTAACGCTATTGAGTACACTGTCCTTGTTTTACGGTGCTGTGCCGATTTCCCGGGCGACCGTCCTCGCCTCGTTCCATGCCTTTGACGCCGGTAATCTGCAGCATCAACTCGTTCAAGAAGTCCGGCTTCCGCGTCTGATTTGCGCCGGGCTTGTCGGCATTGCGCTGGCGCTGTCGGGAACGATGATGCAAGGGTTGACCCGGAATGCGCTGGCTGACCCCTCTCTGCTTGGCATCACCCACGGCGCAGGACTCGGAGTCGCCTTGTCGCTGGCCTTTGTCTCGGAGCATTCATTTGTGACTTCACTTGTCTTTTCATTTGGCGGCGCCGCACTTGGGACAGCCGTCATCCTGTTGATCACGGTGTTTGCCCGCGGACGCTTTTCACCGGTCACATTGACCGTAGCCGGTGCGGCACTGAGTGCTTTATTCAGCGCCCTGTCGACTGGTATCACTCTGTTTCACCAAGTCGCCCAAGATCTCAGTTTTTGGTATGCCGGCGGTTTGTCCGGGGCCAAATGGGCGCACGTATTCGTCTTGCTTCCGGTCGTTCTGCTTGGACTCCTCATTTCCTTACATATCGCCCGCAGCATGACCGTCCTCTCGCTCGGAGAAGATGTTGCGACCGGGCTGGGGTCCTCTTTGACGAAAGTCCGGCTGCTTGGATTTTGCAGCATCGTCCTGCTTGCCGGTGTTGCCGTGTCGGTCGCCGGTGTTATCGGCTTTGTCGGCTTGATCATTCCCCATATCAGCCGTTTTTTGGTCGGGACGAACTATTACTTGTTGCTGCCGGTCAGCGCTCTGTTCGGCATGACGTTATTGATCGCTTCCGATTTGCTGGCGCGAATGATCAATCCGCCGTTCGAAACACCGCTTGGAGCCGTCACCGCCTTGGTCGGGGTACCCTACTTCCTTTATCTCGCCCGCCGAAAGGAGTTGTCCGTCTGA
- a CDS encoding FecCD family ABC transporter permease → MDVWHAVKQARLTLFCLCSLLILTFVYSLSTGIIPVSFGAIGRTLIGQGTEAERLILIDLRLPRMLLALLIGAGLAVSGTLLQGMSRNALADPGILGINAGAGLFVVLTLFFFRSATHQLPILPFVAFFGATLVAWTIYRLAGKAVQPGRLLLVGVGINALCGALLIIFQLKMDPRDFQQATVWLTGSIWQADWSSVLTLAPWIVCLVPLAFLHSRSLNLLQMSGSLPQTLGLRVERTRKRILLIAAALAGSCVAAGGGISFIGLLAPHIARRLVGPNHYSLIPVAALLGSLLVLLADLIGKNLLAPADIPVGIVIAILGAPYFIVLLFRK, encoded by the coding sequence ATGGATGTCTGGCATGCCGTAAAACAGGCGCGATTGACGCTGTTTTGTTTATGTAGTCTGCTCATTTTGACATTCGTGTACAGTCTGTCGACCGGGATTATTCCCGTTTCGTTTGGTGCGATCGGCCGAACGTTGATCGGACAAGGGACGGAAGCGGAACGGCTGATTCTCATCGATCTCCGGCTACCGCGGATGTTGCTCGCCTTGTTGATTGGTGCCGGACTGGCTGTCTCCGGTACATTACTTCAAGGGATGTCACGCAATGCGCTAGCTGATCCCGGCATTCTCGGAATCAATGCCGGTGCCGGACTATTCGTGGTCTTGACGCTGTTTTTCTTTCGATCAGCTACACATCAACTTCCGATTCTGCCGTTCGTCGCTTTTTTCGGTGCGACGCTTGTCGCCTGGACGATTTACCGGTTGGCGGGAAAAGCGGTCCAACCGGGACGTCTGTTGTTGGTTGGCGTCGGAATCAACGCCCTGTGTGGCGCCCTCTTGATTATTTTTCAGTTGAAGATGGATCCGCGCGATTTCCAGCAGGCGACGGTCTGGTTGACCGGAAGCATCTGGCAGGCGGATTGGTCATCCGTCTTGACGCTTGCACCTTGGATCGTCTGTTTGGTACCGCTTGCCTTTTTACACAGCCGGTCGTTGAATCTGTTGCAAATGAGCGGCTCGCTCCCACAGACGTTAGGTCTCCGAGTCGAGCGGACACGGAAACGGATCTTGTTGATCGCTGCCGCACTTGCCGGTTCCTGTGTCGCTGCCGGTGGCGGTATTTCCTTTATCGGATTGCTCGCCCCGCATATCGCCCGTCGCCTCGTCGGACCAAATCATTACAGTCTGATTCCGGTCGCCGCCCTGCTCGGCAGTCTGCTCGTGTTGCTCGCAGACTTGATCGGGAAAAATCTGCTTGCTCCTGCCGACATTCCGGTCGGGATTGTCATCGCAATTCTTGGAGCACCTTATTTCATCGTATTATTGTTCCGAAAATAA
- a CDS encoding IucA/IucC family protein translates to MRTTNERRVCKQLLEAILFERIEPFIEHRRQGQTTFRFVRPPYELTVDGRRGAFDRVWLDIETVVLTRGNHEQSPTLEHIMDCFQLAEPLRLELRQTVQFADVCPTYPEPRTHLSYEQLEQALVEGHPYHPCFKSRIGFSRDDHSRYGPEAGQRFRLHFVAIPVSIVHQQRMDGVMEQTFGRKTYLRLQEKLSSAVDNPPGYHVLPVHPWQWQHVEADVRASGGIDLGEAGALFQATQSIRTVFQPDAPTVPHIKLPLDLMQTSSRRTFTVPNIVAAPVLSDWLVDRTQELPVTILREFASQVVETTDGDLSGRIGCLYRDNVLADLLPNETVIPLTALALREGDETLFLEPWFKTYGRERWLKQFLTVYLEPVFRLLVEEGIAVEAHAQNALLVLKDGWPTRLMLRDFHDSVEFVRSFVERPEKIPMFDTLHPAFRSTTNLYYEMDQVEALRELVVDTVFVFHLTELSHQLKEIHQLDETIFFDWTAEILNGLDFPPDRLETLQLDAPTIYTESLVARKFNTTQCRHIVRNLLQIRTPKGSETHVIH, encoded by the coding sequence ATGCGAACGACGAACGAACGACGTGTCTGCAAACAACTTCTTGAAGCCATCCTGTTTGAACGGATCGAACCGTTCATCGAACACCGGCGACAGGGACAGACGACGTTTCGTTTTGTCCGTCCGCCGTATGAACTGACAGTCGACGGCAGACGGGGAGCATTTGACCGCGTTTGGCTCGACATCGAGACGGTCGTCTTGACGCGGGGAAATCACGAGCAATCGCCGACGCTTGAGCACATCATGGACTGTTTTCAACTCGCGGAGCCGCTGCGGTTGGAACTGCGTCAGACGGTTCAGTTTGCCGATGTATGTCCGACATATCCCGAGCCGCGGACGCATTTGTCCTACGAACAACTGGAACAAGCATTGGTCGAAGGGCATCCGTACCATCCGTGTTTTAAGTCCCGGATTGGCTTTTCGCGTGACGACCACTCGCGCTATGGACCGGAAGCAGGACAACGTTTCCGGTTGCACTTTGTTGCCATCCCGGTATCGATCGTTCATCAACAACGCATGGATGGTGTGATGGAGCAGACGTTTGGTCGCAAGACGTATCTCCGGTTGCAGGAAAAGTTAAGTTCTGCGGTCGACAATCCGCCCGGTTATCACGTTCTGCCGGTCCACCCGTGGCAATGGCAACACGTCGAAGCGGACGTCCGCGCGTCCGGCGGCATCGATCTCGGGGAAGCCGGTGCCTTGTTTCAAGCGACTCAATCGATCCGGACCGTTTTCCAACCGGATGCGCCGACGGTTCCGCACATCAAGCTGCCGCTCGATTTGATGCAGACGTCCTCACGACGGACATTCACTGTTCCGAACATTGTCGCGGCACCTGTTTTATCCGACTGGTTGGTCGACCGGACGCAAGAACTGCCGGTGACTATACTCCGGGAATTCGCCAGTCAAGTCGTCGAGACGACAGACGGAGACTTGTCGGGACGAATCGGCTGTTTGTACCGGGACAATGTTCTGGCGGATCTTTTGCCAAACGAAACGGTCATCCCGTTGACGGCACTCGCCCTCCGTGAAGGGGACGAGACACTGTTCCTTGAACCGTGGTTCAAGACATATGGACGCGAGCGCTGGCTGAAACAGTTTTTGACCGTCTATCTGGAACCGGTTTTCCGGCTGCTCGTCGAAGAAGGAATCGCAGTGGAGGCGCATGCGCAAAATGCTTTGCTTGTCTTGAAGGACGGTTGGCCGACGCGGCTGATGTTACGGGATTTTCATGACAGCGTTGAATTTGTCCGCTCGTTTGTCGAACGTCCGGAAAAGATTCCGATGTTTGACACGCTGCATCCGGCCTTTCGCTCAACGACTAATCTGTACTACGAGATGGACCAGGTCGAGGCGTTACGTGAGCTCGTCGTCGATACGGTGTTTGTTTTTCATCTGACGGAGTTGTCGCATCAGCTGAAGGAAATACATCAACTCGACGAGACGATCTTTTTTGACTGGACCGCCGAAATACTTAACGGACTGGATTTTCCGCCGGATCGTCTAGAAACGTTACAACTCGATGCACCGACGATCTATACGGAGTCGCTTGTCGCGCGTAAATTCAACACGACGCAGTGCCGGCATATTGTCCGCAATCTACTTCAGATACGAACACCGAAAGGAAGCGAAACGCATGTTATACATTGA